In Apodemus sylvaticus chromosome 8, mApoSyl1.1, whole genome shotgun sequence, one genomic interval encodes:
- the Socs4 gene encoding suppressor of cytokine signaling 4, protein MAENNSKNVDVRPKTSRSRSADRKDGYVWSGKKLSWSKKSESCSESEATGTVENVEIPLRSQERKLSCSSIELDLDHSCGHRFLGRSLKQKLQDAVGQCFPIKNCSGRHSPGLPSKRKIHISELMLDKCPFPPRSDLAFRWHFIKRHTVPISPNSDEWVSADLSESKLRDAQLKRRNTDDDIPCCSHTSVQPCIITNNSASCTGGHITGSMMNLVTNNSIEDSDMDSEDEIITLCTSSRKRNKPRWEMDDEILQLEAPPKFHTQIDYVHCLVPDLLQISNNPCYWGVMDKYAAEALLEGKPEGTFLLRDSAQEDYLFSVSFRRYSRSLHARIEQWNHNFSFDAHDPCVFHSPDITGLLEHYKDPSACMFFEPLLSTPLIRTFPFSLQHICRTVICNCTTYDGIDALPVPSPMKLYLKEYHYKSKVRLLRIDVPEQQ, encoded by the coding sequence ATGGCTGAAAACAATAGTAAAAATGTAGATGTACGGCCTAAAACAAGTCGGAGCCGAAGTGCTGACAGGAAGGATGGTTATGTATGGAGTGGAAAGAAGTTGTCTTGGTCCAAAAAGAGTGAGAGTTGTTCTGAATCTGAAGCCACGGGTACTGTTGAGAATGTTGAAATTCCTCTAAGGAGCCAAGAAAGGAAGCTTAGCTGTTCATCCATTGAGTTGGACTTAGATCATTCCTGTGGGCATAGATTTTTAGGTCGATCCCTTAAACAGAAACTGCAAGATGCTGTGGGGCAGTGTTTTCCAATAAAGAATTGTAGTGGTCGACACTCTCCGGGGCTTCCATCTAAAAGAAAGATTCACATCAGTGAACTCATGTTAGATAAGTGCCCTTTCCCACCTCGATCAGATTTAGCCTTCCGGTGGCATTTTATTAAACGACACACTGTTCCTATAAGTCCCAATTCAGATGAATGGGTGAGTGCAGACCTATCTGAGAGTAAATTGAGAGATGCTCAGCTGAAGCGAAGAAACACAGACGATGACATACCCTGTTGCTCACATACCAGTGTCCAGCCTTGTATAATAACTAACAACAGTGCTTCGTGTACAGGTGGTCACATAACTGGTTCTATGATGAACTTGGTCACAAACAACAGCATAGAAGACAGTGATATGGATTCAGAGGATGAAATTATAACACTGTGCACAAGCTCCCGAAAAAGGAACAAGCCCAGGTGGGAAATGGATGATGAAATCCTGCAGTTGGAGGCACCTCCTAAGTTCCACACCCAGATTGATTATGTCCACTGCCTTGTTCCAGACCTCCTTCAGATCAGCAACAATCCGTGCTACTGGGGTGTGATGGATAAATATGCAGCCGAGGCCCTGCTAGAAGGAAAGCCAGAGGGCACCTTTTTACTTCGAGATTCAGCACAGGAAGATTATTTATTCTCTGTTAGTTTTAGACGCTATAGTCGTTCTCTTCATGCTAGAATTGAGCAATGGAATCATAACTTTAGCTTTGATGCCCATGATCCTTGTGTCTTCCATTCCCCTGATATTACTGGGCTCCTGGAACATTATAAGGACCCAAGCGCCTGTATGTTCTTTGAGCCACTTTTATCTACTCCATTAATCCGGACGTTCCCCTTTTCCTTGCAGCATATTTGCAGAACAGTTATTTGTAATTGTACAACTTATGATGGCATCGATGCCCTTCCAGTTCCTTCTCCTATGAAATTGTATCTGAAGGAATACCATTATAAATCAAAAGTTAGGTTACTCAGGATTGATGTGCCGGAGCAGCAGTGA